Within the Miscanthus floridulus cultivar M001 chromosome 2, ASM1932011v1, whole genome shotgun sequence genome, the region agaaggcggatcactttgaatggacatccgaggcctacgAAGCTCTTGACATGGTTAAATAGCTCTTGACAAAGGccccaatcctagttcctcccactgagggagaaccccttctgctctataTCGCGGCCTCCACACAAGTAGTCAGTGCCACCCTAGTAGTGGAGccggaagaagaggggcacaccctcaaagtacaatgccctgtgtacttcattagtgaggtcatATCCAACtcaaagacccgctacccccaaatccagaaacttttgtacgctgtcctcatcaccaggaggaagctacgccactactttgagtcacatccagtgatgattgtgacatccttccccctcagcgaggttgtccaaaaccaggatgccataggGAGAACTACAAAATGGGCGctcaagctgatgggtcagggTATTGCGTATGCCTCCTAgacagccatcaagtcctaggtgttggctgattttgtcgtggaatggaccgaggtccaaatgccaccagtagtcgtcgatcaagagtactagacaatgtacttcaatggatcgctTATGAAGAAGGGCACTAGCATGGGGCtagtctttgtatcacccctcatgatacgcatgaggtacatggtccatctccatttcccctcctccaacaacgtagctaagtatgaggcgctcatcaacggcctatgtgTTGCCATCgaattgggcatccgacgcctcgacgttcAAGGGGATTCCtagctggtcgtcgaccaagtcatgaaggagtcaagttgcCATAATGCCAAGATGGCCATGTACTGTCAAGAATTCTaccggttggaggacaagttcgatggacTTGAACTCAATCATATCCTGAGGCGTCATAATGAGGCAGCTAACACGCTTGTGAAAGCTACATTCAACCAAGAGCCGatgccaatgggtgtctttgcCAACGACCAACACAAGCTCTTGGTTCGCTATGAGGAGTCAGAGCAGGGTAGTGAAGGTTCAACAAATCCTGGCCTGAGGGCTAAACAATCGTTGGCTACATCTGGCTCCGAAGTCAAGGAGCTCAAAGAGGATCCAGCGAGAGAGTCCGACCCTCTGGTTgattggagaacactctacctcgactacctcctctgtgacacACTACCGACAGATAGGATGGAGGCCTGATGGCTCGCACATCATgctaagtcctttgttcttgtggagggcaaactctacaagcgaggccacaccaggatcctacagcgctgcatcccctatGAATGGGGGAAGTGTTTGCTAagagatatccacggtggggtctacggtcaccatgccgcaccctAAACCCTGGTCGGAAACgtgttccgatagggcttctactggcctaccaTAGTAGCCGATGACGAGCAAATCAtatgcacctatgaagggtgcaaGTACTACGCTTGCCAGACTCACCTACCGGCCTaagcactctagacgatccccatcacctggccatttgtaGTCTAGGgactcgatctggttggaccactcaaaaaggcgtccgagggctacacccacttgcttgtcaccattgacaagtttacaaaatggatagaagctcagccgatctccatgatcaaatctgagTAGGCCATGCTgctcttcctcgacatcgtccatcacttcagagtcccaaactccatcatcatgaacaatgacacatagttcactaggaagaagttcctccaattttgTGATGAACATCACATCTGTGTCGACTAGGCCTCCGTAGCACTCCCCCAAACAAATGGGCAGTTGGAACAtgcgaacggcatggtcctacaaggcctcaaacccaggatcttcaaccggttgaacaaattcggcgTGCACTGGGTCACCAAACTTCCTTCTatactctggagcctaaggacaacccctagtcgAGCCACTATCCTCCcactgacctcgactatggagcaccaagaataagggcatacgatgaatagggattcgaggcatcccatgaggatgccatggacaGCTGGATGAAGCTCGCAATGTCATGCTCCtctgcttggccaagtaccagtagggCATTGCGACAGTACCATAGTCGACGAGTGCAGTGTCAGGCCTTCACATCAGGGACTTGGTCCTCTGCCTTATcgagagcaacaaggaccatcacaagctctccccaccatgggagggaccatacgtcatcgcgAAGGTACTCTAGCTAGGTGCCTATAAACTAAAAACCATCGAcgatgaggtcttcaccaatgcctagacaTCGAGTAGCTACGCCGCTTTTACtcctaataaatgcacactttttaCTTATCAGTTTGTTATCAaaactccccaatccttcatgaCATCCGATCCTAGCAAACATCAGGGGGTTgggcatcactcgggggctgatataagtacatttatcCTACAAAAATTCTCTATGCCTGCCCTCTGTATGTTAAGTCATAGGAGCTAGGTTTTTGGGAACAAGCTGTGTGTAAAACTGGGTGAACTATGAGAAACCTACACCCAAGCGGctacggcgcctttgctcactagcgtgataaGAGCTAACTCACCCGCACTCCTAGCCATTATGACATCAACTATGGGAAGGGTTAGAATACActaaaacctcttttacaaagagggagaagagctaaaaaactATTTGCTATAACAAAGAGCTCATCCATCTTTGCATAAATTCGACGCTTGGCATATttacctaactaaattcttgcgtggAATGTCCTCATCCCCTATTTCCATAGGGAAATCTTGTCTCAACAGGTAACGCAAGCCGATCATATGGCTTGACCGCTAACGAGAAACAAATAAGGAGCAAGCTGGGTCACACTCATATCAGGGGGAGGCTTTCTGAACCCACCACacttaccatcgaggtaaaaccggtgcctaggtcgatcggacggctcaagACCACTACCGAAAGATAAGCATTCTCACTTGCTTACTTTACGTATTAATTTCATTACCAAGCTTCTGACCCCAGTGACGACAGAGGGTCAGGAATTGCTCAAGGGCTGGTGAGGgtgtctattcgctagacattctctttgcccagcccctccttacgtttaaaaaactagaggcatggtGTGTGGGCTCAAACTTTGAGTAAGCCTAGTTGGACCGCTAGgaccctatgccctagcggctacggtgttttggtcctccagcatgatcagagtcctTGTCTCCacactccaaaccttaacctccaccttctcaggaaggacttggaggggcctacctatagaatctccatcaaggagaggctatCAGGTCACCCAAATTGATCGAACAGCTTGGGCCACTGCCAAATGACAGATACGGAGGAATGGGAGTCTCATGCAGTGTACTCTAGACATCGGACCCAAACCTCGTGCGGACATATCTGGTAAAGAGCTCCTAGAACCTACCACTCGTGCCATCTAGGTAACATTATCGACCCCCACTTTTTCTTAAACTATGATCATTTATACATTCGTCTATTCAATCATCTCTTACATCCGAGCATTGCATGTGCGATTgccgcatcacaatgcttcgcgtcgcgtcacgaagtagtagtcgtctcattcaataTGAACGGTGatcgaccaaggttcgaaggccggcccacgaagggctcgaggctgccttgtGTAAAATAGAGCCAGgagagaaaaaccgagatgagccccaacggccttgcctgaccccgctcgaaagtagacagggacatctcgacccttctcgttcaattctaaccATGAGCCAAACACATAGAATCTCCaatcaaggagaggccaatggaCCACTCGAGCCTATCAaacggcttgggcatctgccgggaggtgggataagaagtagtggaatgccacatgagggctctgccgaccccgttagcggatgacggacccagattccactcgaacatgcccgttagtgagctcaatgggcacgacactcgagccattgaggcaagtgtcgttagcttagcccctccagtTGCAGAAACCGAGGATGAGGTGATGCATGAAATATGGCTGACCCCTTTTGAACcccatagggctcgggggctcaagccatCCGATCCTAGATTGAGAGACTAAGGTTTGAAAGCCGCCCACGAAGGGCCTGAGGCTGCCTCACATCAAATAgatctaggggagaaaacacagatgagccctagcggccttcgcTCGTCCCACCTagaagtagacagggtcatctcaacctttttgttcgatcctagcctctagccgagcccatagaatccccattggggggtaatctgttggaaggcaggttaaggagaAATAGGATGCCCCCCAAGGGCTTTATCAATCCTATCATAGGTGATGGAACCAGATTCTGTTCGAAAATGCCctctagcgagctcaccgagcatgtcactcgagccatcgaggtaggtggtgttaactcaacccctccggttgtgaaaacCGTGGATGGAGCGatagtcacaaaaatgagccgacccttgaccgaatccccgccaCGTATGGGGGCTCGAAAAAGATCAGACTTGCAAGGAGACTGAATGCATGGTCATAGAAAGATAGCTAAGACCCTAGGGAGAGGgcacgtgcgaatacaagagatgcATTGTCCTAAGTCTCTCCATCCTCCCCTCGATtttcagtgacatccgaccccagcaatagcaaagggtcggatctcacttaggggctgataagggtataaatacacctttTCTAAAAATAGACGTTGTGTCAAACCTCTTCCTCACATTAAGCCTAGCGGCAAAGTTTGCGGAAATGAATAAACTAAGCATGCCTAGTTGAACTGCAAAAAACTTATGCCTCGGCGGCTATGttatctttgctcaccagcatgatttgAAGTTTTTTCCTCTTACACCTcgagccctatggtcttaacaaacggaggGGTCAAAATACATGAGCCTTTCTTTTGCacacaaaaagggaagaaaaacaagttcaatcaaacaaataaaaaaacaaagttatgaaaTTGTTTTCATGGTATATAAGGATTGGCACTTGTTCACAGGTTACAAGAACGCTTATCTAGCCTATTTGACTAACTACCCCCTCCGAGGGAGAACTATATCTTCAACTTTGCTCACCGGGTCTTGCGCAAGAGGAGCCACTGCCGCTTCTATCTCATCTAGCTCGGAGGCTTCATAGACAGgcgtgaagccaaggctcattgtctccaagtcgaTGCTTTCATCGTAATGCGAGTGGGCAatggcaaaggcttgggtgatcttaGAGCAAAGAGCTTCCCTCTCGAGCTGATGCACCTATGCCATGATGTCTACGGCACGGGCCGCAatcgagctggtcccctctggcCGCACCACCTCCAAGTCATCGCAAACCACTCCGAGGGTAGCTCACAAGAGATCATGCTCGTCGCTCTCCACCTGAACGATCCTTCATGCCTCAAGGAGCTCCGTGGCAAGTCCGGTggagatgctctcggcctccagcctcTGGGTTGTCATAGTTTTGATCTCAGCTTTGAGGGAGTTGACCCCCTACTGTGCCTCATCGTGCTCTCAGATGGCCTAGTCATGCTCCCTGTGGGCCGCGCCACGCTCCGAGCTGAGCCTCTCTATGGTCTGACATAGCTGATCATGCTCCCTACATAGCTGGGCAACCACCTCGGTGTCTAGGTTCGCCCTCTGCTATAGGGATGTGGACCTCTCCTTGGCTCCTAGCTTGAGCTCCTAGTCCTTCTCCACCT harbors:
- the LOC136536923 gene encoding uncharacterized protein, with the translated sequence MAMYCQEFYRLEDKFDGLELNHILRRHNEAANTLVKATFNQEPMPMGVFANDQHKLLVRYEESEQGSEGSTNPGLRAKQSLATSGSEVKELKEDPARESDPLVDWRTLYLDYLLCDTLPTDRMEA